The genomic segment cgtggcctaaggtagaaggagacgagGAGAAACatcaaactttctgtattttcactcaaacgagagctgtataactcatctccttctacctgcagccacgaacttatcaatcagccttgctgtggaccacttctacaaagaagggatccgtatgctccacgacggctgttaagtgtgtacatgtaggacgggacaatgctgaaaaataaatgtgctaggttttctaaaattgactccttctaccttaggccacgaactttttaatcacccctcgtacatatatgtcaccacatacagccccgaaactcattttcttgcgggcatactcaataaatccactaTATAATCTCTGAAAGGCTGCACCAACTTGACCGTTCGACCACGTGCACAAGACATCAGAGTGTGCAAACGCAGAAAGAAATAGTACTAACCCATTCCTTCACTGCCTCCTAAATTCTCCCTGCACTTTTTCTATATTTCCGATGGCGTGGTGATGAAAAGTGAACACCCTACTCCGAGGGCAGCCTCAGAGACGTTTCATTACCGTGATGTGACCTTCCAGCTTCCTCTCTCATTGCCTCAACTCATGGGGGCCAGGGGCTCTAACACCATCTTCACCTCCCTGCCCGCTTACCAGGGTATTGAGCGGGGGACTTGGgatgtgtaagatgttggtgagcaCTGTCAGCAAGTTCGGGTCACCTGAGACTCAAgacctcagttacagggaaaatttGAACAAGTAAGAATTTTACCTTTCTGAAGTGCAGGAGAGCGAGAAGGGATCTTACAGAAGGGAACTGGCGAGTGGTTatggtggaagcagatgtgaCGCGTGTATTTAGGAGGCTATTAAAATCACATCAATACGCAGGGAACGGATCGCGTACAGGTAAGACCATAAGCTTTTCACTGCGCGCTCCCGCGTACGCGCGAGAAGTGAATGAATCTGAAACGGGAGCACGCTTGACCTCTGATGTTTGGACGAACTGGCTGGCACCCGGGTTGTTTCAAACTGTCCCGCGGACGGTCACTCGAGGTCATCCGCGTGAGCGCCGATTCTCCGCGCGCGAGGAGACCCGAAATATTGAGTGACCGCGAAAGTGGGCTACGACCGTGCACGGTGCGGTGTCAGAATCAGTCTGGTCCAGTCTTCGTTAAAATTTATTATAGGCATACATTATAAACTCCACATAATACAGAAAGGTAGTGCAGGAACAGGCATCTAAGCCCCACAGTGTCATGCCAGACTAATTAAGCTAATACCACAatctcttttttaaaatataaacagAACTCGTCACCATCACTATGTGCCGTGTTGCAGGACAGACGATCATGGTCTATCCACggccacgattgttcttggcaaatttcccCACAGAAGTGGCCTGCCACTGCCTTCTCCCGGGCGATGTCGTCACAAGGCAGGTGACCCCACCCCCTCCACAACCATTTATCAACAccgttcagagattgtctgcccggcatCAGCGGTCGTGTGCCCGGACCTCTGCAAATGCAGCatttgctcatatgaccatcctgTACCTGATCTCGTGGCGGGGGAGGGGCTAACAGgcgccacaccttgcccaagggtgacctgcaggccagcacctcgcacctcctttggtggaaacGTGTCCCGACCCCACCACCCGATTTAACATTTATTCACTCACAAAATACAGAAAGTGACCAGGGCTTTACAAAGCTGACATTTCACATTAAAACGTGGTTACTATTATCTACAAAACACTCAGTTCTGTAGAGCGGGGGCCCCGGTCCAACAACGCTCCCAATGGGCCCGCAGAGATTGCGTGCGCCCGCTCCAAGGACATAAACCCTCGGGCTCCTGCTGTGTGGATCTATAAGCTGCCATCTTGGCCAGGGCCAGGAGCAGGTCCACCAGGAGATCCACCGAGTGCCCCAGCCAGTCCGTACTGGGTGACCACAGGTCTGCAGTGCGGGGCTgggcacatggtccatatccctccattctcttcgACACATCCACAGTTTCTGCTTCCTCCGCTGcacctggcagcccattccagacgCGTACTGTTCTCTCTGCGAAAAAAAACGTGCCTCTCACATCTTATttgcactccccccccccccccggtttggCATTTCTACCTCAGGGGAAATGTAGCAATGATGCTGGCTAACTGCTCTACACTTGCCTCTAatattataagacataggagcagaattaggccattcggcccatcgagtctgctccaccattcaaccatggccgATCCCTTTTCTCCCACCACCACACCCCACCCCGCCCACAgctccactccccggccttctctccgtaacctttgatgccatgcccaGTCAAGAACCAATCAGTCTGTACGAAATACAGACCTGAaataatgacctggcctccacagctgcctgtggcaacagattccacaaattcaccgaaAGAAATTTCAccccatctgttttgaaagggcgcccctccttcctgaggctgtgccctcttgttctagactcccccaccatgggaaacatcctttgcacagctactctgtctgggcctctcaacatttgaaaggtttcagtgagatcccccctcccctccaacccttctaaattccagtgagtacagacccagaaccatctaACATTCCTCCtatgataacccttccattcccagaatcattcctgtgaacctcctctggactctctccaatgccggcACAACTTTCCCTAGATAACTGTTCACGATACCCAAGGgggtggcctcaccagtgtcttataaagcctcagcatcgacCAGGACTGCAGCCAATTCTCCAAGTATGGCCACACCAGAGCGGTTGATGGCTGCATCATGATATCCCAAGTCTCATACTGCATGTCCCCAGCAATGAATGTAATTATGCTACTTGCAGGCTTTTCCACTCAGACTACCCGTGACACAACCTTTAGGGAGCTTTAGGCTGCACCCATTATACGTATATCACTGTTCCTGCCAGTACTGCTGTACGCTGCACCTGACAGCTGCCAAGATTTTGAGCGTAGGCTTGGCACTTTCACCATGTAAGAAGGATTCTCAGTCAAGGCgccaagtgcaatgttggcacgCATTTCAAGTGGAACAGAATATTAAAGCAAagaaataatgctgagcctttagaagacactggtcaggccgcacttggggtATCGTCAACaggtttgggccccatatctcagaaaggatgtgttatagCCTCCTGTAATTTCATAATGTTAGAGCATTCGACCGAAAGACAtgggcagaattagtccattcagcccatcaagtctgctccgcaattctatcatggctgataccGGATCCCCCTAAACCCCATTCAcccgccttctcgccataacctttgatgccctaaccgaTCAGGAAGCTATCAATTTCCACCTTACATATacgcagacttggcctccactgcagtctgtggcagagcattccacagattccctgctttctggctaaaaaaaactcCTCcgtgcctctgttctaaaaggccactcctcaattttgaggctgtgccctccagttctggatacccgcaccgtaggaaacatcctctccacatccaccctatctcgtcgtttcaacatttggtaggtttaaatgagattccacgcaccccccccccgcattcttgtaaatcccagtgagtacagacccaaagctgccaagctctcctcagatgttaaccccttcattcctggaatcatccttgtgaccctcctctggactctctccagggacaacacatcctttctgagatatgggcccaaaactgttgacaatactccaagtgcagcctcactgatgtcttataaaggctcaacgttatctccttgcttttataattctttgaaataaatgccaacattgcatttgccttctttaccaccgactcaacctgtaaattagcctTCTGAGATTCTTGCAGGAGGTCTCAcaagtccctctgctcctctgataTTTGAATGTCCTCCCCGTTTAGATAACAATCTGCACTAttcttccttttaccaaaatgcataattgtacatttcccaacactgtattccatttgtctGTCCTGCTCTTTCAGGTCTCTCCTCGGCCTCCAAgaatccacaaaaaaaaaacaagtttgtccaatctttcCTACAGCTGATACTTTCTGAAATCAATTGGACCATGTTTGACTGAAAAATCTCAAAAGTATTTGACGTGATCGCAGATACTGGTAACTGTGTTGGCTTGCCTACTTTATTTATCTCTGTTTCTATCTCACGCACTTTGAGTCTGGCAAGACTCCATTCCAGAGATCTCACAGAGAGTGCTTGCTTTCCAGGTGAGTGAATGCATGTCGCACCCCCACAGTCGGTCCCTGAGTGATTTTGTTCAGCGGTCAACGCAGTGTCTGTTGGGACATCGGCAGTGGGCGGGAAGGGGCAGGAAGCATTCGGAGTGCCTGTGTTCATGGAAAGGGTTGGACTCTTTACGAGTGTGGGTGGTAGAAGGCACAGAAAGGGCTGCTGTGTATTGTGATTGCAGACTGACAGGGTAGGCTGGGTCATTGGGAGTGTGTGCTATTggaatgattaggaatagttggGCTCCATTAAGAGCAGAGGGGCAGGGTGAAGTCATGATTGCGCTAaacagtgactcctttgcttgcctCCTTGGAAATAGCTCTATTTCTATCCTTGAAATCTCCTTTTTCCCTTCTCCGGAGTTGCACCCTgtcttcggttctttgtgggaatgggaccctcTCTCTGGGCCTTACGaccggctgctttttgatatcccgcTTTTTGACTAGCACGCTTTCCGGGTGCCAGAATCCTGTGACTCTGGAGACAGGCCAGGTCTTGGCCGGTGCCCCTGTCTGAAGCACCATGACAGAACACGGAACATCAGGGGCAGCGGGTCGGAGTGTGTCCGGAGAGCTGTGCCTTTCTGGGGCCAACTGTCTGGgcgcagagcttggaaaaagcaacacaacaggCTTCTAAATTCATGATTCAGTGAGATGATTGTTtagtctcccctctctctgtgaaatggggacacctctttttttcccttatcaGGGAAAGAGAAAGAGCTGGTGGTATGTTGAACTACCGTgcgaacaagtagtctttggggtactgcacaTATGTGTCTTTACCGATGCTTTGCTGCACCCTTGAGTGTTCAATGGAAGGTGCTGATGTCTTCTTGCTCGTGGGCATGGGGGGCTGCGGGCTGCTgcttgtgcgagggaggggggagCTGTGGGGTTCAAaggtttaactgtcgttcattctttgaggtacacctctgtttttgtggatgctggtgaagaaaaagaatttaatTACATTTCCCTGACAGTAAAGGTTCAGagcagacagtgggagtgaatgggaaggagtgGACACTGCTGGGAGTGaatggtggggggcgggggttggTTCTTTGGGAATGTAGacgaggggagtgagtgggaaggAGTGGGACCCATTGGGAACGTACGATCGAACAGTATTGGCCGGCTCAGAAAGGATCGTGGGATCAAAGGGTCACACGCCCGACACTGTATACAAGcatttctcccccttctcctctgcaacctctccatTGTccaacccctcccccttccccacaaCCTGGAACTCCACAGGGGGAGATCCGTGGTCTGAGGACCTGGCCCGGTCGCGCCCCTTCCTGGACGGCAGCAGGAGCGTCCACCGCCCCTGGCCCGGTTCCCTGGACCAGCTCGGGCTGAGGGGCCCACGCCGGAAGGTGGCCCGGAAGCCCTCAGTGCTGAAGTAGTAGACCAGCGGGTCCAAGCAGCAATTGGAGCTCGACAGGAGCATGGTGATCTGGAGGGCGTAGCGGAGTCTGGACCTCAGCTCTGTGTTGCCCTTGTCCCCTCTGGCCTTCAACCCTGCATAGCTCACCAGCAGCAGGTTGTAGGGCAGGAAGCACAGCACAAAGATGGTGGCGTTGACCAGCAGGAGAAGGCGCACTTTCTTCCTCCGGACCTCGCCCTCTCCCTGCCCGCTGCCACCCCTGCGGCTCAGGACGCGCAGGATGCGGACAGAGCAATACAGAAcggcagacaggggcaggaggaaGCCCAGGATCTCCGCCAGCACGACGAGAGGCAGCAGCTCCCTCCTCCAGGCCCGCGGGGAGAAGCTCTCGAAGCAGCGCACCTCCACTGTGGATTTGGAATTCTGGCAGCAGCTGGTGTCGTGGGCGATGGCCACGGGGATGGATCCCAGGGCGATGAGCGCCCAGACCACCCCGCACACTCGCCAGGCTACTCGGCGCCGGCGCAGGGGCCGGGAGCGGAGAGGCTGCACCAGCGCCAGGAAGCGGTCGACGTTGACGGCCGCCAGGAAGAGGCAGCTGCCATACATGTTGAGCTGGAAGAGTGAGCCCGCCAGCTGGCAGAGTGCATTGCCCAGCGGCCAGTTGTCGGTGGCGAAGTAGTAGACCCGCAGAGGCAGGGCCAGGGTGAAGAGTAGGTCGCAGGCGGCCAGGTTCGCCAGGTACACTGTCACCACCGTCCGCAGGCGCAGGAAGCAGATGAAGACCCAGAGAGCCACGACGTTGAGTGGGAGGCCGATGCCCAGTTGCACGCTGTGCCAGGCCAGCAGCAGCTGGTGGACCTGATCGTGGTCGCTGCAGTTGGGCAGCAACGATATGTTGTCAAAGTCCCGGCAGACGGAGGGCAACTGAGTGGTGGTCAGCTGCATCTGGGGAGAGTAGGATTAGGGAAAAATTGATGTCAGTGAGGAAACGGCTATGGAATGTCCCATTCCCAATAACAAGCCATTACCCCATACCCAGTCGCCCCAGCCCTTTCCCAATGGGACTCACTCCGATCTTCAGTGAGCACTCGCCCATTCCCAACTactttgtcccattcccattcagagtTGTGCCCTAATGATCGCACCCCCCCGTCCCACGCCCCATATTCGACCCCCTTTCATATTCTGAGTCGCACCTGTCGCACGTCCCCCTTCCACCACCCCACTAACTTCCGCCCTATTCCCCACTGTCGCAGCTGCGGACTGGGCAGAGCAGCAGAACCGGCAACGGCGCTCGTGAACACGCACGCATCAGCCAGTTGTCATCCCACGATAgctgtatttaactcccttcttttcatcgtagcacttgtcgagacttgagcaaagcacggCACCGTCACGCTGCCTGCTCGCTCTCGGCCTTGCCCGAGGAAGTGGACCGCCAAGCCGACtggctctgaagactagcggtgtCTGTTTTATATTTAGATATTCCTTTCAGCCGCAAATGTTGGCATCTAGTTTTACGTTTGAGAGTGTTAGTTAACGGTCCCATTTGGTCCAGCGTTTATTGTTCTCCTTTCCCTTAAaatactgttcgcattaaagtctgtgagctATCGACCcgtttcagtgtctctctctctctcaccgcaCTTAGGCCATATCCAAACGAAATGACAGCAAAAGAAGGGAAGTAAATACAGCTGTCATGAAATGATAATTGTCTGACATGTGCATATTATGGAAAGCACAAATGCCAAATCTGCTGTGCCTGTGACACCAGTTGCCCCTCACATTCACATTGTCTGTCTTGAACTATAGGCATCAGTAagcctcatgagaccatggatttgccccttggaagatttccagggtgcaggcctgggcaaggaagaccggcagttgcccatgctgcaagtctcccctctccacgccaccgatgttgtccaagggaagggcactagggccgacaCAGCtcggcactggtgtcgtcgcacagcaatgtgcggttaagtgccttgctcaaggacacaacacgctgcctcagctgaggctccaactggcgaccttcaaatcaccagacgaacaccttaaccacttggccacgcgctgACACTACTCCAATCAGAATGTCCCCGCCCCATTCCCAACAAACCCCACCCCATTCCTGACAAACCTGGCCCCACTTCTGAGAAACACCGTCACCACTCCCAATGTCCGCCAAGCACATTCTCAATGACCAACGACAATTCCTCATGACTGCCCCGTCACCAGTGACACCTGCCCATccccaccccatcttcccgcccaTTCCCATGAACTTCTCCCTGAATCCCACGACTGCACTAAATCTGAGTGGCCCCGTCCCATTTCCAGTCAATCCAACTCCGCTCCCGGCAGTGGCTGTCAATTCACAATTACAGCCCCATTCCCAGCGACCCCTGCACAACTCCAGATGATCCCATCTCAGTCCGAACGGTATTCCGTTCCTAATGATTTGCCCCATTCCCAAAGGCAGCAGCAGGTCTTACATCCATCCGATTCCCCATTGTCAATAGTCTGTTGCTCTTTCCCAATAACCCACTCAGCAGTCCCAATGGCCCCTCCCACTTCCCAGTGACACACTTCCCCATCCCCAATAACCacaacaagaccataagacacaggagcagaatgaggctgttcagcccatcgagtctgctccaccattccatcatggctgatcccgggtcccacccaaccccatacacctgccttctcgccatatcctttgatgccctcaccgatcaggaaacgatcaacttctgccttaaatacacccatggaCTGGCCTCTACAgcagtctgcggcagagcattccacagattcactactctctggctaaaaaaaaaattcctccttccctctgttctaataggtcacccctgaacttagagcttgtgccctctagttctggataccccccccccccacaggaaacatccacagcttccacatccaccctatctagtccttgaAACATTCCGAAGGATTCAAAGATCCCCCCCAccctcgcattcttctaaatcccagtgaatacagacccaaaacagccaaatactcctcatatgttaaccccttttttcccagaatcatcctcgtgaacctcctctggactctctcaaatgacaacatatccttcctgagatatggggccaaatCTGTTGACAGATTTGTCTCAATCTGAATGGCAAGTACGGCAGGACCTGGAGGAGCTGCTAGCTCCTGTTTGGAcatgaacttgaagctctcaccTATCTCTGCAACAGCTTGATCAATGAGGGGAGGATGAGACAGAACCAGGCAGGGAACCTACTGTCAAGCTGTGATGACAAGAAGCTCTCTGTCAGTCCGTCAATTTTTTCCAGAAAGCTTGGAGGATCTTGGTCAGCTCCCCTCTCTGTACCAATGGGGCAGAGTTGGACACAgttgacagcttcaagttcctgagtctAAATGTCACCGTCAATTTGTCCTGGTCCAACGACAAGGATGCTGTGATTGAAACAACACCTCTACcaaaaaatgcagaaaatgttGAGGAAATCCAAAATGCTCCCCAAAGATCACCACCAATCATATATATCcttataataattacagcacggaaacaggccatctcggcccttctagtccgtgccaaactcttactctcacctagtcccactgacctgcactcagcccataaccctccattcctttcctgtctatatatctatccaatttaactttaaatgacaacatcgaacctgcctcaaccacttctgctggaagctcgttccacacagtcaccactctctgagtaaagaagttcaccctgaacttttgccctttaactttcaactcatgtcctcttgtttgaatctcccccactctcaatagaaaaagcctatccatgtcaactctatctatccccctcataattttaaacacctctatcaagtctcccctcaaccatctagattccaaagaataaagacccaacttgttcaacctatctctgtaacttaggtgatgaaacccaggtaacattccagtaaatcttctctgtactctctctattttgttgacatctttcctgtaattcagtgaataaaactgtacacaatactccaaatttggcatcaccaatgccttgtacaatttcaacattacatcccaactcctatacgcaATGctcgatttataaaggccagcataccaaaagctttcttcaccaccctatccacatgagattccatcttcagggaactatgcaccattattcttagatccctctgttccactgcattcttcaatgccctaccatttaccatgtatgacctattttgattagtcctaccaaaatgtagcacctcacatttatcagcattaaactccatctgccacctttcagcccactcttctaactggcctaagtctctctgcaagctttgaaaacctactt from the Mobula birostris isolate sMobBir1 chromosome 13, sMobBir1.hap1, whole genome shotgun sequence genome contains:
- the LOC140207169 gene encoding lysophosphatidic acid receptor 5-like isoform X4, yielding MQLTTTQLPSVCRDFDNISLLPNCSDHDQVHQLLLAWHSVQLGIGLPLNVVALWVFICFLRLRTVVTVYLANLAACDLLFTLALPLRVYYFATDNWPLGNALCQLAGSLFQLNMYGSCLFLAAVNVDRFLALVQPLRSRPLRRRRVAWRVCGVVWALIALGSIPVAIAHDTSCCQNSKSTVEVRCFESFSPRAWRRELLPLVVLAEILGFLLPLSAVLYCSVRILRVLSRRGGSGQGEGEVRRKKVRLLLLVNATIFVLCFLPYNLLLVSYAGLKARGDKGNTELRSRLRYALQITMLLSSSNCCLDPLVYYFSTEGFRATFRRGPLSPSWSREPGQGRWTLLLPSRKGRDRARSSDHGSPPVEFQVVGKGEGLDNGEVAEEKGEKCLYTVSGV
- the LOC140207169 gene encoding lysophosphatidic acid receptor 5-like isoform X3, yielding MDGWKMQLTTTQLPSVCRDFDNISLLPNCSDHDQVHQLLLAWHSVQLGIGLPLNVVALWVFICFLRLRTVVTVYLANLAACDLLFTLALPLRVYYFATDNWPLGNALCQLAGSLFQLNMYGSCLFLAAVNVDRFLALVQPLRSRPLRRRRVAWRVCGVVWALIALGSIPVAIAHDTSCCQNSKSTVEVRCFESFSPRAWRRELLPLVVLAEILGFLLPLSAVLYCSVRILRVLSRRGGSGQGEGEVRRKKVRLLLLVNATIFVLCFLPYNLLLVSYAGLKARGDKGNTELRSRLRYALQITMLLSSSNCCLDPLVYYFSTEGFRATFRRGPLSPSWSREPGQGRWTLLLPSRKGRDRARSSDHGSPPVEFQVVGKGEGLDNGEVAEEKGEKCLYTVSGV
- the LOC140207169 gene encoding lysophosphatidic acid receptor 5-like isoform X1 encodes the protein MRSLVPSAVRFYNESNYSREVMTPPAPPVRLFEMQLTTTQLPSVCRDFDNISLLPNCSDHDQVHQLLLAWHSVQLGIGLPLNVVALWVFICFLRLRTVVTVYLANLAACDLLFTLALPLRVYYFATDNWPLGNALCQLAGSLFQLNMYGSCLFLAAVNVDRFLALVQPLRSRPLRRRRVAWRVCGVVWALIALGSIPVAIAHDTSCCQNSKSTVEVRCFESFSPRAWRRELLPLVVLAEILGFLLPLSAVLYCSVRILRVLSRRGGSGQGEGEVRRKKVRLLLLVNATIFVLCFLPYNLLLVSYAGLKARGDKGNTELRSRLRYALQITMLLSSSNCCLDPLVYYFSTEGFRATFRRGPLSPSWSREPGQGRWTLLLPSRKGRDRARSSDHGSPPVEFQVVGKGEGLDNGEVAEEKGEKCLYTVSGV
- the LOC140207169 gene encoding lysophosphatidic acid receptor 5-like isoform X2; this translates as MTPCHLFSMLHLMKMQLTTTQLPSVCRDFDNISLLPNCSDHDQVHQLLLAWHSVQLGIGLPLNVVALWVFICFLRLRTVVTVYLANLAACDLLFTLALPLRVYYFATDNWPLGNALCQLAGSLFQLNMYGSCLFLAAVNVDRFLALVQPLRSRPLRRRRVAWRVCGVVWALIALGSIPVAIAHDTSCCQNSKSTVEVRCFESFSPRAWRRELLPLVVLAEILGFLLPLSAVLYCSVRILRVLSRRGGSGQGEGEVRRKKVRLLLLVNATIFVLCFLPYNLLLVSYAGLKARGDKGNTELRSRLRYALQITMLLSSSNCCLDPLVYYFSTEGFRATFRRGPLSPSWSREPGQGRWTLLLPSRKGRDRARSSDHGSPPVEFQVVGKGEGLDNGEVAEEKGEKCLYTVSGV